Proteins encoded in a region of the Flavobacterium sp. MDT1-60 genome:
- a CDS encoding bifunctional UDP-N-acetylmuramoyl-tripeptide:D-alanyl-D-alanine ligase/alanine racemase, with protein sequence MSINLKNLISVLDAKWIGLGTDIFVDHISIDSRSLQNGSETLFFALSGVNNDAHLYIPELIEKGVQNFVVHHIPKNSEGKANFLVVKNTLKALQQFAGYYRDIFDFPILGITGSNGKTIVKEWLNFLLSPDYNVIRSPKSYNSQVGVPLSVIAINEKHNLGIFEAGISTVNEMNKLENIVKPTIGVLTNIGPAHDEGFEHLEQKIKEKLLLFKKSKVIIYQKNKLVDQCLKVFSEQYPIKERELFSWSFSDNSADVFILEKENRNEKTTIQYQYQNEFFDLEIPFQDSASIENAISCLLVLLYFNYDFETIQGRMKMLYPVEMRLEVKNGINSCSIIDDSYSSDFQSLKIALDFLESQQKKNATKTVILSDIFQSGFSNEELYSKVAQLIADNKVNRVIGIGKTITSFKNKFPNIVTFENTAEFISKFESLNFNNETILIKGARSFQFEEIVSLLEEKTHETVLEINLDSISHNLNFFKAKLNPEVKIMVMVKAFGYGNGGLEIAKLLEHHKVDYLGVAFADEGISLKNGGIKLPIMVLNPESTSFPSIIQYQLEPEIYSIKGLNAFLKIAREKNLKNFPIHIKLDTGMHRLGFEENTIDELIETLKGNTTVRIQSVLSHMATSDEMKHYEFALSQINLFEKLSSKLISELSINPIRHILNTSGISNFPNEQYNMVRLGIGLYGVSNDPSEQKYLENVGTLKSIISQVRTIPANDSVGYGRRFMAEKETKIATIPIGYADGISRLWGNQVGFVTIKNQKAFIVGSVCMDMLMVDVSEIDCKEGDSVIIFGESPTVMEMAEALKTIPYEIMTSISQRVKRVFFR encoded by the coding sequence ATGAGCATAAATTTAAAAAACCTTATTTCGGTTCTTGACGCCAAATGGATCGGTCTGGGCACTGATATTTTTGTTGACCATATTTCTATCGACAGCCGTTCGTTGCAAAACGGATCAGAAACATTATTTTTTGCTTTATCAGGTGTTAATAATGATGCTCATTTATATATTCCGGAATTGATAGAAAAAGGTGTTCAGAATTTTGTGGTTCACCACATTCCGAAGAATAGTGAAGGAAAAGCTAATTTTTTGGTGGTAAAAAACACGCTCAAAGCTTTGCAGCAATTTGCAGGTTATTACCGTGATATCTTTGATTTTCCGATACTCGGAATAACCGGAAGCAATGGAAAGACGATTGTAAAAGAATGGCTTAATTTTTTATTAAGTCCTGATTATAATGTTATCAGAAGTCCTAAAAGTTATAATTCTCAGGTTGGCGTTCCACTTTCGGTGATTGCCATTAACGAAAAACATAATTTGGGTATTTTCGAAGCCGGAATTTCGACGGTTAATGAGATGAATAAACTCGAAAATATCGTTAAGCCTACAATTGGTGTTTTAACCAATATTGGTCCCGCACACGATGAGGGTTTTGAGCATTTAGAACAGAAAATCAAAGAGAAATTATTGCTTTTCAAAAAATCAAAAGTTATTATTTATCAAAAAAACAAACTTGTTGATCAATGTTTAAAGGTATTTTCTGAGCAATATCCGATAAAGGAAAGGGAGCTTTTTTCCTGGAGTTTTAGCGATAATTCTGCAGATGTGTTTATTCTGGAAAAGGAAAATAGAAATGAAAAAACCACTATTCAATATCAATATCAAAACGAATTTTTCGATTTAGAAATTCCTTTTCAGGATTCTGCTTCTATCGAAAACGCGATTTCCTGTTTATTGGTTTTGCTTTATTTTAATTATGATTTTGAAACGATTCAGGGTCGCATGAAAATGTTGTATCCGGTCGAAATGCGTTTGGAAGTAAAAAACGGAATCAACAGTTGCAGTATTATTGATGATAGTTATAGTTCCGATTTTCAGTCCCTAAAAATCGCTTTGGATTTTCTGGAAAGTCAGCAGAAAAAGAACGCAACAAAAACCGTAATTTTATCAGATATTTTCCAAAGCGGATTTTCAAATGAAGAGCTATACTCAAAAGTAGCACAACTTATTGCTGATAATAAAGTCAACAGGGTAATTGGAATAGGAAAGACTATCACATCTTTCAAAAACAAATTTCCCAACATTGTTACATTTGAAAATACAGCCGAATTTATTTCGAAGTTCGAAAGCTTGAATTTCAATAATGAGACGATTTTAATTAAAGGTGCGAGATCGTTTCAATTTGAAGAAATTGTTTCTTTACTTGAAGAAAAAACGCATGAAACGGTTCTCGAAATAAACCTAGATTCAATTAGTCATAACCTGAATTTCTTTAAAGCTAAATTGAATCCTGAAGTAAAAATCATGGTGATGGTGAAAGCTTTTGGATATGGAAATGGAGGTCTTGAAATTGCAAAATTACTTGAACATCATAAAGTAGATTATTTAGGTGTGGCATTCGCCGATGAAGGAATCTCATTGAAAAATGGAGGAATTAAATTGCCTATTATGGTTTTGAATCCGGAGTCCACCAGTTTTCCTTCTATAATCCAATACCAATTAGAACCTGAAATTTATAGTATAAAAGGATTAAATGCCTTTTTGAAGATTGCCCGTGAAAAGAATCTGAAGAATTTCCCGATTCATATAAAATTGGATACAGGAATGCATCGTTTGGGTTTTGAAGAAAATACAATTGATGAATTGATTGAAACTTTAAAAGGAAATACAACCGTTCGTATTCAGAGTGTTTTGTCGCATATGGCAACGAGTGACGAAATGAAGCATTATGAATTTGCGCTTTCGCAGATTAATTTGTTCGAAAAGTTGTCTTCAAAATTAATTTCAGAATTAAGCATTAATCCAATTCGCCATATTCTGAATACTTCCGGAATTAGTAATTTTCCGAATGAGCAATATAATATGGTACGATTAGGAATTGGTTTATACGGAGTTTCCAATGATCCATCGGAACAAAAATATCTGGAAAATGTGGGGACATTAAAATCGATTATTTCCCAGGTGAGAACAATTCCTGCTAATGATAGCGTTGGTTACGGACGTCGTTTTATGGCAGAGAAAGAAACAAAAATTGCCACAATTCCAATTGGTTATGCTGACGGAATTTCGAGATTATGGGGAAATCAGGTTGGATTTGTTACAATTAAAAATCAAAAAGCATTTATTGTTGGAAGTGTTTGTATGGATATGTTGATGGTTGATGTAAGTGAAATTGATTGCAAAGAAGGAGATTCAGTTATTATTTTCGGTGAAAGCCCAACCGTGATGGAAATGGCAGAAGCGTTAAAAACGATTCCGTATGAAATTATGACAAGTATTTCACAACGAGTAAAAAGGGTATTTTTCAGATAG